A portion of the Lolium rigidum isolate FL_2022 chromosome 1, APGP_CSIRO_Lrig_0.1, whole genome shotgun sequence genome contains these proteins:
- the LOC124684829 gene encoding uncharacterized protein LOC124684829, whose product MSSADAAPSDDAKLQSFLQWLQTNGADLRGCTIRACGRKGFGVYSTAAEAGATDGVVMVVPLDLAVTPMRVLQDPLVGPRCRALFEEGGVDDRLLVMLFLMAERLRPSSLWKPYLDMLPSTFGSSVWFDDEELAELEGTTLHRATVMQKRSLQRLFDDKVKGLVEELLCVDYSGSSIEVQFEDFLWANSIFWTRALNIPLPHSYVFPGSLDEQQTRTVGSLGDSSLSTQQESDTAVKNTRGDENSESCKTESIWVEGLVPGIDFCNHNVKALATWEVDSVGNATGIPASMYLRLAQVDKSSVETGTEIYINYGNKGNEELLYLYGFVVDNNSDDYLMVHYPIEALRQVQSADVKMKLIEMQKAELRCLLPTSLLDSGFFGTSTSSGEEDNKKSASHFSSYSWSGQRKVPSYLHKNVFPQEFLSTLRTIAMQEHELEQVASLLGEVGSSEDTEPSDAEIRSAIWEVCGDHGALGLLVDLLKVKMAELEEGTGTEASDSQLLEKLDSNDPEDSLSANAECNRKTKSRANSRSCIVYRRGQKQLTRLFLREAEHLLELSADDQT is encoded by the exons ATGTCGTCCGCCGACGCCGCCCCGTCCGACGATGCGAAGCTCCAGTCTTTCCTGCAATGGCTTCAG ACCAACGGCGCCGACCTCCGCGGCTGCACGATCCGCGCCTGCGGCCGCAAGGGCTTCGGCGTCTACTCCACCGCCGCCGAGGCAGGCGCCACCGACG gggtggtgatggtggtgccgCTGGACCTCGCCGTCACCCCGATGCGGGTGCTGCAGGACCCCCTCGTCGGCCCGCGGTGCCGCGCGCTCTTCGAGGAGGGCGGCGTCGACGACCGCCTCCTCGTCATGCTCTTCCTCATGGCCGAGCGGCTCCGCCCTAGCTCCCTCTGGAAGCC GTACTTGGATATGCTTCCGAGCACCTTCGGGAGCTCCGTTTGGTTCGATGACGAGGAGCTTGCCGAATTGGAAGGGACGACGCTGCATCGTGCGACAGTCATGCAG AAAAGATCATTGCAAAGATTATTCGACGATAAGGTGAAAGGCCTGGTCGAGGAGCTTCTATGCGTCGATTATTCGGGAAG CTCGATTGAAGTGCAGTTTGAGGACTTCCTTTG GGCAAACTCAATTTTCTGGACTAGAGCGCTGAACATCCCATTACCTCATTCTTATGTTTTTCCGGGCTCACTTGATGAACAACAGACCAGAACTGTAGGATCTTTGGGTGATTCTAGTCTTTCCACCCAACAG GAAAGCGATACCGCAGTGAAGAATACTAGGGGTGATGAGAATTCCGAATCTTGTAAAACGGAGTCAATTTGGGTTGAGGGCCTCGTACCAGGAATCGATTTTTGTAATCATA ATGTAAAGGCTCTGGCGACATGGGAAGTTGATTCTGTGGGAAATGCAACAGGAATTCCTGCTTCAATGTACCTCAGACTTG CACAAGTTGATAAAAGCTCTGTTGAGACTGGGACAGAGATCTACATAAATTATGGCAACAAAGGAAATGAG GAACTTCTGTATCTATATGGATTTGTGGTTGACAACAATTCAGATGATTATCTTATG gTTCATTATCCAATAGAGGCTCTTAGACAGGTCCAATCCGCTGACGTTAAGATGAAGCTAATCGAGATGCAG AAGGCTGAATTGAGATGTCTTCTACCTACAAGTTTGCTTGATAGTGGATTTTTTGGAACCAGTACCAGTTCTGGTGAAGAAGATAACAAGAAAAGCGCTAGTCATTTTTCTAGTTACAGTTGGAGTGGTCAACGCAAAGTTCCATCATATCTCCACAAGAATGTTTTCCCTCAAGAATTTTTAAGTACTCTTCGAACAATCGCAATGCAAGAACATGAGCTTGAACAGGTTGCTTCATTGCTTGGAGAG GTTGGATCTAGCGAGGATACAGAACCATCTGATGCAGAGATCCGAAGTGCCATATGGGAGGTCTGCGGTGATCATGGAGCACTAGGATTGCTTGTGGATCTTCTTAAAGTGAA AATGGCTGAACTTGAAGAAGGCACTGGAACAGAAGCGTCTGACAGTCAACTGCTTGAGAAACTTGATTCCAATGACCCTGAAGACTCCTTGAG CGCAAATGCTGAGTGCAACCGCAAAACAAAGTCAAGAGCAAACAGCCGGTCGTGTATAGTGTACCGAAGAGGGCAGAAGCAGCTGACGAGGTTGTTCCTCAGGGAGGCGGAACATCTTCTGGAGCTGTCTGCAGATGATCAGACCTAA
- the LOC124684828 gene encoding calcium-dependent protein kinase 17-like — translation MLEAAHVSCLGDRYQLGEQLGWGQFGVIRSCSDMVTGEALACKSIAKGRLASPDDVRGVRLEIEVMARLSGHPNVVDLKAVYEDEESVHLVMELCAGGELFHRLQERGCFSEHEAATLFRYLMEVVAHCHSKGIVHRDLKPENILLVSKSPSSAIKLADFGLATYTQPGQRLSGTVGSPFYIAPEVLAGGYNEAADVWSSGVILYILLSGIPPFWGKTKSKIFECIRSTELRFPSDPWDRVSDSAKELITGMLRRDPRQRLTAEQVLGHSWIQEHADDSRESCGCCHEIGLRREESGSCSFSTPLASRSRDVSFNTGGPITCQNLSEEPCSPTFACRSSFSVFAAASAPPASCAVSGFSFGDSPEPRKNVVSPLPVMSMPSFSFFCGLGSDEAGPPAAPASDGKGAPCDNATTASSLPALKRTAEASLRGVVMRANPLSRGPIGGDRRNHTIGASEREHHLDAMVTESVIRWASCTHLSTTLSLRASLVC, via the exons ATGCTGGAGGCGGCGCACGTCTCGTGCCTGGGGGACCGCTACCAGCTGGGCGAGCAGCTGGGGTGGGGCCAGTTCGGCGTGATCCGGTCCTGCTCCGACATGGTCACCGGCGAGGCGCTGGCCTGCAAGTCCATCGCCAAGGGCCGGCTGGCGTCCCCCGACGACGTGCGGGGCGTCCGGCTCGAGATCGAGGTCATGGCGCGCCTCTCGGGCCACCCCAACGTCGTCGACCTCAAGGCGGTGTACGAGGACGAGGAGTCGGTGCACCTCGTCATGGAGCTCTGCGCCGGCGGGGAGCTCTTCCACCGCCTCCAGGAGCGCGGCTGCTTCTCGGAGCATGAGGCCGCAACGCTCTTCAGGTACCTCATGGAGGTCGTGGCGCACTGCCACAGCAAAGGCATCGTGCACCGGGACCTCAAGCCGGAGaacatcctcctcgtcagcaagTCGCCTTCCTCGGCGATCAAACTCGCTGACTTTGGCCTCGCCACCTACACCCAGCCTG GTCAAAGATTGAGCGGCACCGTGGGAAGCCCGTTTTACATCGCGCCGGAGGTCCTTGCTGGCGGGTACAATGAGGCTGCCGATGTCTGGAGCTCCGGGGTTATACTCTACATCCTCCTGAGTGGAATTCCACCGTTCTGGGGGAAGACCAAATCGAAGATTTTCGAGTGTATCAGGTCGACAGAGCTGCGGTTCCCTTCTGATCCCTGGGACAGGGTTTCGGACTCAGCAAAGGAGCTGATCACCGGGATGCTGCGGCGTGATCCTAGACAAAGGCTCACAGCCGAGCAAGTTCTAG GGCATTCCTGGATACAAGAACACGCTGACGATTCGCGAGAATCCTGCGGCTGTTGCCATGAGATTGGCCTCCGGAGGGAGGAATCCGGCTCATGCTCTTTCTCCACACCCCTGGCGTCACGCAGCCGTGACGTGAGCTTCAACACCGGTGGCCCGATCACCTGCCAGAACCTGTCGGAAGAACCCTGCTCTCCCACATTCGCGTGCAGATCTTCCTTCTCCGTGTTTGCCGCTGCCAGTGCTCCACCTGCTTCTTGTGCAGTCTCTGGGTTCTCATTTGGCGACAGCCCAGAACCCAGGAAGAATGTTGTCTCCCCATTGCCTGTCATGTCGATGCCAAGCTTTTCATTCTTCTGCGGGCTAGGGTCTGACGAGGCAGGTCCACCGGCGGCACCAGCCTCAGATGGGAAGGGAGCTCCTTGCGACAATGCCACCACTGCCTCTTCCTTACCGGCTTTGAAGAGGACTGCAGAGGCGTCCCTGAGAGGGGTGGTGATGAGGGCAAACCCGTTGTCGCGAGGCCCCATAGGAGGTGACAGGAGGAACCACACTATTGGTGCCAGCGAGCGGGAGCACCACCTGGACGCGATGGTCACCGAGTCGGTTATACGGTGGGCGTCGTGCACGCACCTGTCCACCACGCTCTCACTCCGGGCTTCGCTGGTTTGCTAG